A single Candoia aspera isolate rCanAsp1 chromosome 5, rCanAsp1.hap2, whole genome shotgun sequence DNA region contains:
- the USP35 gene encoding ubiquitin carboxyl-terminal hydrolase 35 isoform X3, translating to MRLSCFENFQEDNMDKILEAILVSSYPDHMKQGLVRRIIEALKRTMDSEQCWSMLELSTKLFLLGDTKFKRSVGKEILEVCGLYHQEAFEEFFNAQFLLSLLQEGYGPLGKRSLYMFDYIHLGLPFVMDGPSANDIFSLLRTEVLRKICERPGLKQCVKISRLLIQYPLCIPTGKRQILFCQQLVRCIGQFHTTSGREECIMDFLDQVIQVSLLLQKIWKTQLASILPSLKELFTIISAVEDQDPSIALASVVQYVPLELMDSTLRNLTNDDSITDLQMMTAIGRMIEWVSWPLGKNLDKWIIALLKDLAAVKKFSILMEVTLSKIERVFSKLLYPILREGALSILRYMLLSFQHSHEAFHLLLPHIPRVVAALQKENSNSASRCLEQLAELIHCMFFCFSGFPDLYEPLVEVIKALPIPNEDRIKHLLGQNAWTSQKNELANFYPRLASKSETGKIGLINLGNTCYMNSVLQALFMASDFRRSVLNLAENNSQPLMAKLQWLFAFLEHSQRPAISPENFLLASWPPWFTQGAQQDCSEYLKYLLDRLHEEERTGRRICQKLKACSLGSPADRQHSANKTLVEKMFGGKIKTKIRCLKCLQVSSREEAFTDLSLAFPPADDHRAGLVSSAFIGSVEETCPEVSQLRIHTQSRLKDLPNRSGKLWALGENLSKGLPIEMVGPKNEEASLPLRSEQDAVEVKPNKEFDLALQKQVSGSQASRSVPDLINYFLSPEMLTAENRYHCENCASLQDAEKLTELTEGPHYLILTLLRFSFDLGTMRRKKILDNVSVPLMLKLPVLMSSDPARTPGWTSSCKEFASVVYDLCSVVVHSGVSSESGHYYCYARECEDPATESLCKDTTWNVASAKSSDVEIQ from the exons ATGCGTCTGAGCTGCTTTGAGAACTTCCAAGAAGACAACATGGATAAAATTCTTGAAGCTATCCTGGTATCTTCATACCCCGATCACATGAAGCAAGGGCTGGTGAGGCGTATCATAGAGGCTTTAAAGAGGACCATGGACAGTGAGCAGTGTTGGTCAATGCTGGAACTTTCTACCAAGCTCTTTCTCCTGGGTGACACTAAGTTCAAGCGGTCAGTTGGCAAAGAGATTCTGGAGGTCTGTGGCCTTTATCACCAGGAGGCTTTTGAGGAATTCTTCAATGCTCAGTTCCTCTTAAGCCTCCTCCAGGAAGGCTATGGACCCCTTGGCAAAAGAAGCCTGTATATGTTTGATTACATCCATCTTGGACTGCCCTTTGTGATGGATGGCCCATCGGCCAATGACATCTTCAGTCTGTTGAGAACCGAAGTCCTACGGAAAATCTGTGAAAGGCCAGGCCTGAAGCAATGTGTGAAGATCAGTAGGCTCTTAATCCAGTACCCTCTGTGCATACCCACTGGCAAACGCCAGATCCTTTTCTGCCAGCAGCTGGTCCGATGCATTGGACAGTTCCACACCACTTCAGGAAGAGAAGAATGCATCATGGACTTCTTGGACCAGGTGATCCAAGTCAGCCTTTTGCTGCAGAAAATCTGGAAGACTCAATTGGCATCCATTCTCCCCTCTTTGAAGGAACTCTTCACCATCATTTCAGCAGTAG AAGACCAGGATCCATCTATTGCCTTAGCCAGTGTGGTCCAGTACGTTCCTCTAGAACTCATGGACAGCACCCTAAGAAATCTCACCAATGATGACAGCATAACTGATCTTCAGATGATGACAGCGATAGgaag GATGATTGAATGGGTCTCATGGCCACTGGGGAAGAACCTAGACAAATGGATCATAGCCTTGCTGAAGGATTTGGCAGCAGTGAAGAAATTCAGCATCTTGATGGAAGTCACACTGTCCAAAATTGAGCGA GTGTTTTCCAAGCTGCTCTACCCTATTCTAAGAGAAGGAGCTCTCTCTATTCTGCGTTACATGTTGCTCAGCTTCCAGCACTCCCACGAAGCATTTCACCTG CTTCTTCCGCATATTCCCAGAGTGGTCGCTGCCCTTCAAAAGGAAAACTCCAATTCGGCATCGCGGTGCTTGGAGCAGCTGGCTGAACTCATCCACTGCATGTTCTTCTGCTTCTCCGGATTCCCAGATCTCTATGAACCTCTGGTGGAAGTGATAAAA GCTCTCCCGATTCCCAACGAAGACCGCATTAAGCACCTGCTGGGGCAGAACGCTTGGACCTCCCAGAAAAATGAGTTGGCTAACTTCTATCCTCGCTTAGCTTCCAAATCTGAAACTGGGAAGATTGGATTAATTAACCTTGGGAATACCTGCTACATGAACAGTGTCCTCCAAGCTCTCTTCATGGCCTCAGA CTTCAGGCGGTCAGTGCTGAATTTAGCCGAGAACAACTCCCAGCCTCTAATGGCAAAACTACAGTGGCTCTTCGCCTTTCTCGAACACAGCCAG CGGCCTGCCATTTCCCCCGAAAACTTCCTTTTGGCTTCGTGGCCACCCTGGTTCACCCAAGGCGCCCAGCAGGATTGCTCCGAATACCTGAAATACCTGCTTGATCG GCTTCATGAAGAAGAGAGGACAGGTAGAAGGATTTGCCAGAAACTCAAGGCATGTTCCTTGGGGTCTCCTGCGGATCGGCAGCACTCTGCAAACAAGACCCTTGTTGAAAAAATGTTTGGTGGCAAAATTAAGACAAAGATCCGTTGCCTGAAGTGCCTACAAGTCTCCTCCAGAGAAGAAGCCTTCACAGACCTCTCCTTGGCTTTTCCGCCAGCTGATGACCACAGGGCTGGACTTGTTAGCAGTGCATTTATTGGGTCTGTAGAAGAAACGTGCCCAGAGGTCTCTCAGTTGAGGATCCATACCCAAAGCAGGCTGAAGGATTTGCCAAATAGATCAGGGAAGCTGTGGGCCCTTGGGGAGAATCTTTCCAAAGGTTTACCCATTGAAATGGTTGGGCCAAAAAATGAAGAGGCCTCTCTCCCCTTGAGGTCTGAGCAAGATGCTGTTGAAGTGAAGCCCAACAAAGAATTTGACCTGGCTTTACAGAAGCAGGTTTCTGGCTCTCAGGCCTCCAGATCTGTCCCTGACTTGATAAATTATTTCTTATCTCCTGAAATGCTCACAGCAGAGAACAGGTATCACTGTGAGAACTGTGCGTCCCTTCAAGATGCTGAGAAGCTGACCGAACTGACTGAGGGGCCTCACTACCTCATCCTCACCCTGTTGAGGTTCTCCTTTGACCTTGGAACTATGAGAAGGAAGAAGATCCTTGACAATGTCTCAGTCCCATTGATGCTGAAGCTGCCGGTCCTCATGTCCTCTGATCCAGCGAGGACACCTGGATGGACTTCGTCATGCAAGGAGTTTGCTTCTGTGGTATATGATCTCTGCAGTGTGGTGGTCCATTCTGGTGTCTCCTCAGAAAGTGGCCATTACTACTGCTATGCCAGGGAATGCGAGGACCCGGCCACAGAGAGCCTTTGTAAGGACACCACTTGGAATGTGGCTTCAGCAAAGTCTTCTGATGTTGAGATCCAGTG